The genomic interval GACGAACAAAGCCGTGAACCGGAGCGGCGAAGTCGGGCGGTTTTGAAATGGACAATCTTTCGTCGCCGCCCGGTTACGGCAGGCGTTCTGGCATCTGAATCTCTTCTCCACCTCAGCACTCTACTTTCACTTTGATTCATTCATGCCGTGGTGGAAACGACTTCGCATTCGACTTCCGTCTGTTTTCGGAGCGCGTGTTATTCTCGACGAAACCGTGATTGGGATTGCGGCACTGATGATCGTTTCGCGTGGTCAATTTGGTATCGGTCGCGCGATCGGTTTACTGCTTCTAATCTCGACGCACGAATTCGGACACCTTATCGCCGGTCTAATCTACCGGCAACGCCCACGAGTAATTCGCATTGGATTGTTCGGTGGCTACTGTGCGTTTTACGATTCGGTTGTGCATTTGCCTGTGATCCTTGCCGGGCTCCTGACGAATTTCGGTTGGCTTGTCGCCACGATCACTATTGAATGGACCTTGGGACCGCTTGAATCGCAACTTGCACTTGGGGCGTACCAGGCGTTGGTATACTTCAACCTTGCGTTGATCGCCTATAATTGTTTGCCTATTGGGCACTCGGATGCGCACTTGGCCCTCGCGTATTTCCGAGGCCAACTGCATCACCCTCGTCCGACTATTCCTCGCATCAAAAAGAGCCAGAACCATCGGTTGCAACGGAGGCCGCGAAAAAGCGATTCTTAAGTGGTCACTCTCCCGCGCGTCCCCGCTGAACCGTACCGTTCTGCCAACTATGGCTTTAAGACGTGACTAGTCGTCAACCGCTTTTCCAACTTGCAACTGAGGCACCTTGGTCTGAGTCTGAGCCACCTTGGCAATGGCCGACTTTGGACTTGCCGCCCTTCACGCATTTCCCCATATCGATTCGGCTAACGGATGACGCAATTGGCTCATTGGTCGCATCACTTTGCGATCCACTTGATTTGAAGCCGCAAACAAACTCTCACCTGATCTTAGAAGAACTAGCATCTCTCGATTCATATTGCCTTCGCGGTGGACTGCGCATCACGCTTGGTGATGAAGCAATTATCTCACATGGCTGCTGCTGCGGACTCGAGGACTGGCGTGAGCTTTTCTCCGTACTTGATCGAGAGTCTCCGTGGACCCCCCCGACCGCCAGCAAACAGGTCGAGGCAAAGAACGATGTGCCTTGGCGCAGGGACGCCATGATCTGGGAATCAAAGATGCGCGGTTCGCGGGTGACCATGACCCGCATCCATTCGAATTCCACCCGTCACATCGCTCGGATCGTAACCGACATTGTCCATCTTGAGAGTCGATCGCAGCTTCAGGCGCCCGCTTGGTGGAACATTCATCCTCTTGTGCCACACAACCACAAAGGTCCAGGTGGTGTCCACCGAGTAGATGGTCCATTTGATCAAATTTTCCCAGGATTGAACTAATGTTTGATAAGCTGAAATCCATTCGCGAGTTGTCCGAGAAATCGTATTTTAGTGCGGTCGATGCAGCTGAGATTACGCTCGTTGAACATCGAATGGGGATCGTTTTTCCAGAATCGTTGAAGGCTCTTTGGCGGGAGTTTGGATACTTCGGTCTGGATAAGGGACTGAAAGACAGTGAGCCATCGAATCAGTTCAACCGTCTCCTGACTCCAATCGAAATAGAGGGATTGGTTTCAACAAGAGAGGATGTCGGCTTTTCGTCGCCGAGTGATGAACGGATCGAGAACGCCATTCCATTCATGGCTTACAGTGAAGGGGGGTGTTTTCAGCTGATGCTGGACGACAGCGCTGTTTACTATTTCGACGATGTTGTTGGCAGCTGTCTCGAAGAGTTCATCGATAAGCTTTCGCAACACGCGGATTTTTATCGTGACTAAACGTAATCTGGTTTGATTGAGCAATGAAGCGGCGTGGCAACTAGGTCACGCCGCTTTTTTCGTGCGATAGTCACAACAATTGATGACCAAAACCTGAAGGAAGTACGGAGTCCCCTTCGACATCGATGAGGCGTACCGCATGAAGAAAGGCGTGGTGAAGCAAAGCCGGCGGCATGCTGTCACAGCAGGATTTCACTGATTACACGGCCGTTGCTGGGACATGACCCCGATCCGTGGTGCGAGTTCTTGGATAACGATATCATTCGCTTCTGGTCGTCCGGTGGCGTTAGCTCTGAACGTCACGGCAGTCATGTTGATTGCACAGTGCAATTTGCTTCCGATCAACTTGCCAACTTCGTTCCTGCCTTGGAGCGTATAATGCATCAACTGCGCGATT from Rubripirellula tenax carries:
- a CDS encoding DUF599 family protein gives rise to the protein MRVMVTREPRIFDSQIMASLRQGTSFFASTCLLAVGGVHGDSRSSTEKSSRQSSSPQQQPCEIIASSPSVMRSPPRRQYESRDASSSKIR
- a CDS encoding SMI1/KNR4 family protein; amino-acid sequence: MFDKLKSIRELSEKSYFSAVDAAEITLVEHRMGIVFPESLKALWREFGYFGLDKGLKDSEPSNQFNRLLTPIEIEGLVSTREDVGFSSPSDERIENAIPFMAYSEGGCFQLMLDDSAVYYFDDVVGSCLEEFIDKLSQHADFYRD